One genomic window of Centroberyx gerrardi isolate f3 chromosome 15, fCenGer3.hap1.cur.20231027, whole genome shotgun sequence includes the following:
- the cyp1b1 gene encoding cytochrome P450 1B1: MDNILEGINQASPRGFLVASVTLLFSLHLWRWLRQVMIPCPPGPLAWPVIGNAAQLGKAPHIYFARMAKKYGNVFQIKLGCRTVVVLNGDSIRQALVKQAPDFAGRPDFTSFQYVSGGDSLAFGTITDWWKVHRKVAQSTVRMFSTGNPHTKKTFENHVLSEGRELLRLFVRKTQQHRYFQPMTYLVVSTANIMSAVCFGKRYLYEDEEFRQVVGRNVQFTKTVGAGSIVDVMPWLQYFPNPIKTIFDNFKQLNLEFGVFIRDKVIEHRKTIQSSTIRDMTDAFIVTLDRLRETAVGVPVGKDYVSPTLGDIFGASQDTLSTAQQWIIQLLVRYPEVQVRLQQEVDKVVDRSRLPAIEDQPQLPYVMAFIYEVMRFTSFVPLTIPHCTTADTSIMGYFVPKNTVVFVNQWSVNHDPATWTQPETFDPLRFLDQEGALNKDLTSSVLIFSLGKRRCIGEDLSRMQLFLFTALLAHQCHISPDPAKPPKIDFDYGLSLKPHAYFIAVTLRDNMALLEEVSRQGFSGETQEVKGEPVSD; this comes from the exons ATGGATAATATACTGGAAGGGATTAACCAAGCGTCTCCCAGGGGTTTTTTGGTGGCATCGGTGACTCTGTTGTTCTCCCTCCACCTGTGGCGGTGGCTCCGGCAGGTGATGATCCCCTGCCCGCCCGGACCGCTCGCCTGGCCGGTGATCGGCAACGCTGCGCAACTCGGCAAAGCGCCGCACATCTATTTTGCGCGCATGGCGAAGAAATATGGAAACGTCTTCCAGATCAAACTGGGCTGCCGCACCGTGGTGGTGCTGAACGGAGACTCCATCAGACAGGCGCTGGTGAAACAGGCGCCCGACTTCGCCGGCAGACCGGACTTCACCTCCTTCCAGTACGTCTCCGGCGGCGACAGCCTCGCTTTTGGCACCATCACCGACTGGTGGAAGGTGCACCGCAAAGTGGCCCAGTCCACCGTGCGCATGTTCTCCACCGGGAACCCGCACACCAAAAAGACCTTTGAAAACCACGTCCTCTCCGAGGGCAGAGAGCTGCTGCGGCTGTTTGTGAGGAAAACGCAGCAGCACCGATATTTCCAGCCCATGACCTACCTGGTGGTGTCCACGGCCAACATCATGAGCGCGGTGTGCTTTGGGAAGAGGTACTTGTATGAGGACGAGGAGTTTCGGCAGGTGGTGGGGAGGAACGTTCAGTTCACCAAAACAGTGGGCGCCGGGAGCATAGTGGACGTGATGCCCTGGCTGCAGTACTTCCCCAACCCCATCAAAACTATATTTGACAACTTCAAACAGCTCAATCTGGAGTTTGGCGTGTTCATCCGAGATAAAGTCATAGAGCATCGAAAAACAATCCAGTCGAGCACCATCAGGGACATGACAGATGCTTTTATAGTGACACTGGACCGGCTAAGAGAAACCGCTGTAGGGGTCCCGGTCGGGAAGGACTACGTATCCCCCACACTTGGGGATATATTTGGAGCGAGCCAAGACACACTGTCGACCGCGCAGCAGTGGATCATCCAGCTACTTGTGAG GTACCCTGAGGTACAGGTGCGCCTCCAGCAGGAGGTGGACAAGGTGGTGGACCGCAGCCGGCTCCCCGCCATCGAGGACCAGCCGCAGCTGCCGTACGTCATGGCCTTCATCTACGAGGTGATGCGCTTCACCAGCTTCGTGCCGCTCACCATCCCCCACTGCACCACGGCCGACACCTCCATCATGGGCTACTTCGTGCCAAAGAACACGGTGGTCTTCGTCAACCAGTGGTCCGTCAACCACGACCCGGCGACGTGGACGCAACCGGAGACCTTCGACCCCCTGCGCTTCCTGGACCAGGAGGGAGCGCTGAACAAGGACCTGACCAGCAGCGTGCTCATCTTCTCCCTGGGGAAGCGGCGGTGCATCGGCGAGGATCTGTCCAGGATGCAGCTGTTCCTCTTCACCGCGCTGCTGGCTCACCAGTGCCACATCAGCCCGGACCCGGCCAAGCCGCCCAAGATCGACTTTGACTACGGTCTGTCTCTGAAACCCCATGCCTACTTCATAGCGGTGACTCTACGAGACAATATGGCGCTGCTGGAGGAGGTCAGCAGACAGGGCTTCAGTGGAGAGACCCAGGAGGTGAAGGGTGAGCCCGTATCAGActga